AAGCAGCATTTAAGTTTGGCACATTGTCCGGCAAGTTTCTGTGGATTTAGTGATAATTGCTGAACACGGGCTGCATTGGTTGAAACAGATTTGAACTCGTTAAGCCAGGTTGAGCAACAAACTTCTCTTCCGCATGAACCAATAGCACCGAGTTTACTGGATTCCTGCCGAACTCCTATTTGCTTCATTTCGATTCTCAGTTTAAATTCATCGGCAAGAATTTTTATGAGTTCGCGGAAATCAACCCTTTCTTCGGCAGTATAATAAAATATGGCTTTTGTTCCGTCACCCTGATATTCAACATCACAAATTTTCATAGTTAAACCAAGGTTTTTCGCTATTTCCCTTGCCTTATACATAGTTAAAACCTCAAGTTCCTTAACGGAATTCCATTTATCAATATCTATTTGCCGTGCTCTTCTGTATATTTTTTTTATTTCTTCGGATTTTTCATCAATTTCACTTAATTTTATTTTCATCCGTACCAATTCTCCTATAAGTGAAACCGTACCTATGTCGTGACCCGGACTCGCTTCAACCGCAACAACATCGCCAATGACAAGATTTATTTTATTTACATTTTTAAAAAAATCTTTTCTGCTGTTTTTAAATCTTACTTCAACAATATCAAATAATTCTTTGCCTTCGGGCAATGGAATATCATCGAGCCAATTAAATGTATTGAACTTGTTAGAGTTGATGTAATATTTCTTATTCAAATAAGTTTTTTTATAACTACAATCTTTAGATGTACAATCAAAACAATTCATAAAAAATTATGCTGGTAAATATTTAATGTTTATTTACAAAGTTACATTAAATTTTGCAATTTTAATAAATGAGTTATTTTTATGGGATTTATTTTAGTATTTTTGTGAATTAAGGATTTTGTTAAAACAAATGTTATGTATTTATTTTTCGACACTGAAACAACAGGATTACCACGAAATTGGAAAGCACCGATAACAGACCTGAACAATTGGCCAAGACTTGTGCAATTAGCTTTTTTATTCTTTGACAAAAATGGCAGTAAAATTTCTGGTGGCGATTTTATTATTAAACCCGAAGGTTTTTCGATTCCGGCAGACGCTTCCCGCATTCATGGAATTTCAACGGAAAGAGCAATTAAAGAAGGTAATCCATTAATAACTGTTTTGCAGAATTTTCAATCTTTAATAAGTCAGGCAGAAGTGCTTGTTGCTCACAACATTCGTTTTGATGAAAAAATTGTTGGAGCGGAATTTTTAAGGGTTGGAATGAAAAATACAATATCTTCAAAAAGAAAAATCTGCACAATGGAAAGCACAACAAATTTTTGTGCCCTTGATGGACCTTATGGTTATAAATGGCCAAAATTATCTGAATTGCATTATAAACTATTTCAAACCGGATTCGATGAAGCTCATAATGCTGCCATTGATATAACCGCTACGGCAAAATGTTTCTGGGAATTAAAAAGAAAAGGAAAAATATAGAATAATTCGTTATTCAAAATTATATTTTTGTTGTTGGAATTATTCCAATAGTACTTTCTAATAAAGCATTTTATGAAAATTTTAGTAATTTAAGAAAACGTATGACTTATGAGCAATATTTAGAATGGAAACAAGAACAAGATAATCAATAACTGGATTGCAAACTCTGTATCTGCCATTCAAAATGAATTCATATAATTTTATTATTTTTGTAAAAAAAAGAAAAATATGGATAGGATAATTTCCGCAAACATAGAAAATATTAAAACTATTTGTGACACATATAATATTAAAAGTTTGTATGCGTTTGGTTCTGTATGCACTGATAAATTTAATAAAAATAGCGATATTGATTTATTGGTGTCATTTAAACCTATGAATTATGGCGATTATGCCGACAATTATTTTATGGTTTGTGAAATATTTGAAAAATTATTTAAAAGAAAAGTTGATTTGATTACAGACAAATCGCTTTCAAATCCGTATTTCATTAATTCAATAAATAAAACAAAGACCATATTGTATGAATGAAAAAGCATTAAAATATCTGTTTGACATTAAGAATTCCATCGAATCTATACAAAAATACATTGGCAAAAAAAGAGATTTCAAGCAATACCAGAAAAATAAAATGTTAAAAAGAGCAGTTGAGCGTGAATTTGAAATAATTGGAGAAGCAATGAGTAGAATAATTAAAATAGAACCCGCTATTAATATTTCGTCTATATCTCAAATAATTGGCATGAGAAATAGAGTAATTCATGGTTATGATAAAATTGATGATGAAATTGTTTGGGGAACAATATCAAGGCATTTGCCGGGCTTGAAGAAAGAAATTAAAGAATTACTGAAAAAATAATGTTCAACTGGGTACATTACCGCTTGTATGGCGAATGCTTAGCCCCGCTGGCTTGAATTTTAATCCGGGAGTAGAAGAAAACAAATAAATTCTTTTTAAATAATAAATCCTATGAAAAAAAATCAACTTTTATTTATTTTAACTTTTGCAGTAGCAAATATTTTATTTGCACAGGATTCTTCTCTTAAAAAAGATAAAGAAATTATTTTATCAGCGGGTCCATCCGCTACTAAATTAATAAATGCGAATATCGATAAAGATGAATACAAAAGAGCAGACAATCAAATGGGAGTTAATGCAAGCTTTAGTTACAGCAAATATTTTGAAAATAGAATAGGTATTGAATATTCAAAATACAAGCAAGCTATTTATCAAAATGGTTTGTTTGAAAAAACAGAGCAAACAGATATAGATAAAAACACTTATGACTTGTGGATGAAATCCGAAATGACATATACTAACGTGAGTTCGGGATTATTTTAATTGATAATCAAAATATTTATAGAATATTAACAAAATACAAATACGGTTAAAAAGAATTAATGCCAAAGGCATTTAAGGTTTATAGAATAGCAATCCAAACAATAATGTTCGACTCCGATGGAGTCGAAGAATCTTTCAATATAATTTTCTATAAACCTTTAATCCCTTTGGGATTACAATGAGCTATGTCTAAATGTTATTGAAAATAAAAAAATATAAACAAATTTAATCCCGAACTCACGTTACAGTAATAAAAGAAAGTGTGATTGTATGCTCTCTTTTTTTTATTACTGGTATTCCTAATTTCATAGCTTTACGTAATATGTATTCCTGTAGCTTCTAATAAATCTTGCGTTCGCTGTATTATTTCGGCTACGGCAAAATGTTTCTGGGAATTAAAAAGAAAAGGGAAAATATAGTTCAAAGCAATAGTCACAAACCACAAACTTTTTTAAAAATTTACAATTTCAATAAATGGGCCATTTTTATTGAAAGGTCCATAAAAAGAATTTTCGGATATGCGTTGCGTTCAATATGAAATGAAGCGGTATTAAGTTCTTCGTAAATTTTTAAAATATTTTTCGGATTAATAAAATTAGAAAATTTTTCCAGCACTTCTTTTTCCGATTCTTCAATATTCGAAAATTCCTTTCCACAGCCGGTGCGTTCGAAACATTCTTTTATCAAATGCAGTGCATAGTTTAAGAAAAGTTTTTGTCGTTCTCTTCCGATTTTCGAAATTTCATCAACCCAATCGGAAATTTTTGCAAATTCGGGCTTCCAGCACAACCTCATCCAGTCAACAAAAAAATTAAAATCCGATTTTTCTTTATCGCTTTTATTTAAAATGTTTACAGCTTCAAAATAATTTCCATTAGCAAGATTAACGGCATAGTTAATTCTGCTTTGCGATTCATTATATTTATTTTTTAATGCCGAACGTATGTCATCATCGCTTATATGCGGAATTTTTACCATTTGCGTTCGCGAAAGAATTGTCTTTACAACCTGTTCGGGATTTTCGGAAATCAACAGAAATAAAGTTTTATCAGGTGGTTCTTCAAGAATTTTAAGCAACTTGGGAGCAGCGGAATGATAAAGCTTTTAAACCGAGTATTTTTATTATTTCATTGCAATCTTTTACGTTTATTGTTGCCTGTTTATTTTCAATTTCAATATTTCCGAGCCATTCGTTAAGTTCAAGATATGGATTATTCTGAACGGAATTACGCCATTCCTGAAGTATATTAGGATTGAAGCAAGATGCTTTTGCTGCACTGCCCGAAGCAGAAGAAACATTTGCTATCGGAAAAAGAAAATGCAAATCGGGATGAATGAGTTTTTCATATTTTACGCATGATGAACATACACCGCATGAATCTTCTTTCTGACGGTTTTCGCATGAAATATACTGTGCATAAGCAATTGCCAAAGGAAGCTTTCCTACTCCTTCATTACCTGCAAACAACTGTGCATGACTTATCCTGTTGTCCTTAACAGTTTGTATAAGTTTTTTCTTTACTTCGCTTTGACCTACAATTTCCTTAAAAAGCATTTTTACTTTGGTTTTAAAAAGCTGCGAGTTTTATTTAAATTATTTCAAAACAACAAATTTTGAATTTTTTATCATGTTTCCGTTCAAATTTGATATTTGTAAAATATACAATCCATTATTTAAATCTTTCAAATTGATTTTTGTATTTTTAAAATCAGTTTGAATAATACTATTTATTCGTTCTCTTCCAATAAAATCAAAAATAACAATTCTTAATTTCTTTTCATTCGTTTCGTTTTGAATATTGATGAAATCTTTGGCGGGATTAGGATATATTGAAATATTATTTTTAAAATTATTATTTTCAACTGTATTTGAAGTATTTTTTCCAAATACCGGACGTAACATTAATGCTCCTTTATATGAGGAGTTTTGCCATATTCCGTCGAGGTTATAAAATAAATTGCTATTACTTGTTCCTTGCCATCCAAAATCATTGTTTAAATCAAAACCCATATTTAAATTTTCGTTTGTAGTTTGATACCAGCCAACATAAATGGTTCCCGAACATACAAGCGGCACATCTAAATAATATGTATGAAATTCATTTAAACTGTCCTCAAACACAGGCAAAGGAGCAGGTGAGGTTTTTTTATAAATAATTGTTTCGGGAGTCAATGAACTCCAAACTGCAGGATAGAACATTTTCTTGTTCGCTTCGTTTAGTGTTCTGTTAAAATATATTTGTATTCCTTTTAAAGTATCGGATTTATTAAGAATAAACTTATATGCAACTTTACCTTTATATGCATCACTTCCACTCAAGCCCCAGCCGGCTTCCGGCACTCCATCATCATAAGCGTAATAATTGCTGAAGATTTGATTTGCTTTTACCGTGTCGTTATTATTATTAAAATCGGGTGTGGTATTTAATGAATCCTTTATTTCAAATGTTGTTGTATCGAAAGAATTTGCAGGAAAAGAAAAGCCATTTAATGGAGCGCTAAATGTAATTTCTGAAAATGGTGAAATATTGAGATTTCCTCCCTGATATTCATAAGGAGAACTTGAGCCCGACAAATCAGTAATTTTAAATTTCCTTAATACATTTCTTGTTGAATTACTCATGTTTCTGTAAATAGCTTTAACTGTATCTACCATTTGCCCGAAAGGGTTTGCTTTAAAATGCGCCCAAGGCATGGATTGATAGTCCTTTAAGAGCGAGCCTATTTTATCAACAAATGCAACATCATCAAAAATTGTATCGCCAATGTTTCGGCTTTTGTTCAGGTAAACGTAATCAATGTTCCATTCGTCAACAACACCCGAAGCCCAGCTCGGTTCATAACTGTTTGCTATGCTTGTATAATTCTTAAATCTGAATTGAAAATTCTTATTAAAATATAGGGAATCCCGTATAGGAATCATAATTAATCTGAAACTTTTATGATAAGTATTGTAGAACTGCTGATATGTTATGCCACCTGCGGATGCCCAAACAGTATTCCATGTACTGTCGGAAGGATTAAAAAATTCGAGAACCAAAGAATCTGTTAGTTCAGGTGAATTATCAGCATTTCCCTGCGGTTGATAAAAAAAACTTAAATAAACGGAATCGCTGACATTTATTGGCTGTGGAGTTGCTTCATTTGTTGAATCGAGTCGTATTGGTTTTGAAGTGAGAAAATCAGAAATTTCGGAACTTGAACTTGCATTACTATAAAGTTTGCCGTTTTTATCCAAAGCATCAAAAGTTGCAACACCCAAGGTTACCGGATTTTTTCCAAAGTCACGGTTAATAAATACACAACTATCAATCCATAGCGATGAATCGGGATATATTTCATCTTTTGAAAAATCATCTTTAAAAGGAAGGTAAGCAAATGATATAACTGATGTTCTTTTATTTCTTTCTGCAATTTCATTTTTATGATTTTTCAGATAATTTGTTATCTGAGGATTAGTTTGCAATCCAACAAGTGTTTCCTGCGAATAACAACTAAAAGAAAAAACCACAATAAGCAATACGTAAAAAAAATTCCTTTTCATTAAAAATTTAATTTGAATTATATTTAAATTGCTAAATTGTTTAATTGTTGTTTTATCCTTTATATATCTTCTAATAGTTGATCAATAACAATTCAACAATTAAGCAATTTAACAAAAAAATTTAAGCAAAAGCTAAGTCAAGTTAAAAATCTATAATAAAAAACAAAGAATTAATAAACTACAAACGACAAACTATAAACTTTATTTTAAATATTATTCATTTTTCTTAACCGAGCCATACCATAAATCAATTGCAGCACCAACGTTAACATTATTGCTTGCAGACGGTTTTTGTTTTTTAACAATTGCTTCGTCGCTTTTAACATCATTTTCAAATGTTTCGTTTCCAACATTTAAAGATGCCTCATTTATTTCCGAAATAGCCACTAATCGCGATTTTCCAATAACATTAGGAATTTCAGCCGACTTGCTGCTGAAGCCGCTTCCTATTGTAAGATTTATTTTTGAACCGGCTTCAACCAATGTGCCGGGTTTAATGTCCCTTCCTTTATATTTTTGCCGTAATATCGCATTTTCGGCAATATCTTTAACATAATCAAGTCGCCCTACTTTTAATCCGCTTGTTTCAAGAGTTGATAATGCTTGTCGCAAAGTTAAATC
The genomic region above belongs to Bacteroidales bacterium and contains:
- a CDS encoding HepT-like ribonuclease domain-containing protein, with protein sequence MNEKALKYLFDIKNSIESIQKYIGKKRDFKQYQKNKMLKRAVEREFEIIGEAMSRIIKIEPAINISSISQIIGMRNRVIHGYDKIDDEIVWGTISRHLPGLKKEIKELLKK
- a CDS encoding nucleotidyltransferase domain-containing protein, with the translated sequence MDRIISANIENIKTICDTYNIKSLYAFGSVCTDKFNKNSDIDLLVSFKPMNYGDYADNYFMVCEIFEKLFKRKVDLITDKSLSNPYFINSINKTKTILYE
- a CDS encoding T9SS type A sorting domain-containing protein, which codes for MKRNFFYVLLIVVFSFSCYSQETLVGLQTNPQITNYLKNHKNEIAERNKRTSVISFAYLPFKDDFSKDEIYPDSSLWIDSCVFINRDFGKNPVTLGVATFDALDKNGKLYSNASSSSEISDFLTSKPIRLDSTNEATPQPINVSDSVYLSFFYQPQGNADNSPELTDSLVLEFFNPSDSTWNTVWASAGGITYQQFYNTYHKSFRLIMIPIRDSLYFNKNFQFRFKNYTSIANSYEPSWASGVVDEWNIDYVYLNKSRNIGDTIFDDVAFVDKIGSLLKDYQSMPWAHFKANPFGQMVDTVKAIYRNMSNSTRNVLRKFKITDLSGSSSPYEYQGGNLNISPFSEITFSAPLNGFSFPANSFDTTTFEIKDSLNTTPDFNNNNDTVKANQIFSNYYAYDDGVPEAGWGLSGSDAYKGKVAYKFILNKSDTLKGIQIYFNRTLNEANKKMFYPAVWSSLTPETIIYKKTSPAPLPVFEDSLNEFHTYYLDVPLVCSGTIYVGWYQTTNENLNMGFDLNNDFGWQGTSNSNLFYNLDGIWQNSSYKGALMLRPVFGKNTSNTVENNNFKNNISIYPNPAKDFINIQNETNEKKLRIVIFDFIGRERINSIIQTDFKNTKINLKDLNNGLYILQISNLNGNMIKNSKFVVLK
- a CDS encoding PASTA domain-containing protein: MINHRAKVINFFRKHPVFANVFYAFVFILLCIWVFSIIINIYTQHNKYIYVPNFTGIRIDSLDDFVKDKDVEYIISDSVYDMKKKKGIIYSQDPLQNTKVKSGRKIYLTIVAQTPEKVPVPDVVDLTLRQALSTLETSGLKVGRLDYVKDIAENAILRQKYKGRDIKPGTLVEAGSKINLTIGSGFSSKSAEIPNVIGKSRLVAISEINEASLNVGNETFENDVKSDEAIVKKQKPSASNNVNVGAAIDLWYGSVKKNE
- the ricT gene encoding regulatory iron-sulfur-containing complex subunit RicT codes for the protein MNKKYYINSNKFNTFNWLDDIPLPEGKELFDIVEVRFKNSRKDFFKNVNKINLVIGDVVAVEASPGHDIGTVSLIGELVRMKIKLSEIDEKSEEIKKIYRRARQIDIDKWNSVKELEVLTMYKAREIAKNLGLTMKICDVEYQGDGTKAIFYYTAEERVDFRELIKILADEFKLRIEMKQIGVRQESSKLGAIGSCGREVCCSTWLNEFKSVSTNAARVQQLSLNPQKLAGQCAKLKCCFNYEFDAYIDALQDFPDNSVILQSKKGDAVYQKTDVFKKMMWYSYKNDPNTLIEVNIERVKEVMAMNSKGQKPAQIELEKENDESNILWDNKNENQNFIIK
- a CDS encoding 3'-5' exonuclease, which produces MYLFFDTETTGLPRNWKAPITDLNNWPRLVQLAFLFFDKNGSKISGGDFIIKPEGFSIPADASRIHGISTERAIKEGNPLITVLQNFQSLISQAEVLVAHNIRFDEKIVGAEFLRVGMKNTISSKRKICTMESTTNFCALDGPYGYKWPKLSELHYKLFQTGFDEAHNAAIDITATAKCFWELKRKGKI